The window GGGCCGCCAATGCCACCacgtcccccctccccccccccccgaggacaacgtccacgcccccccccccccaccggtctgcccggcgggagcagcaccaaggagaggtggcaggggcggcggaggaagccggtggagcagcgacaagcgcggtggaggtggacgagGGCGATCCGGGCgtgagacccctggtgatctcctcgagagcgaggtcgtcccggacctgcaggaaggaagggaagggcctctggtgggcgatccagctcttcaggtggtcataggtgctgctcaggcctcgcaggacattgagcaccaagacccgatcggacaccggatccccgaggtcgtgaagagcatcggccatgcccttcatccgctGGCAGTACTCcccaacggagaggtccccctgcacgaaggtgcggaaggtggcgtcgagctggagggcgcggtactcggcgttgccgaggaactgcccctcgagcgccacccaggcctaccgcgcggtgccgccgtgggtcctgacgaggtcctgaagatctagggagatggacCCGAAGATCtaggacatggcgacgctgtcgaggcgcagccacgcgtgtcgaggaggatgtggtcgtcgagggcgtagcggcggagggcgagcaaGACCTGGTCCCGCAAGCGTCtgtaggaggaggacgtcggGTCGAGGAAGACGGTGACcaggccctgatgttctggacgccggcggcctggaggtggagctgggcgaccatggggtcggtcgggtcgtaccgggctccagatcTAGCTGGCGGGGCCTgacgggaggaggaggcgccgggctcggggacgacgggctggccggaggagacgcggaggaagcgctccgcctcggtgacccggagagcggaggcgtcggccgcggcgcgctcgcgctcccaggcaAGAGCAGCCACGCGGagccgctcctgggccgccgaagcctccgacttggcggcgaggagggccgtggCGAGAGTGGCGTCGGCCTGTTGCCCGCGCAGGGCGGCTGCGGAGAGTGGCGCATCCGTGGGCGACGTCCCGAGCCCGGTTTACGCGGCATCAGGCGCGGTGTcggcggcgggctgcttgcCTGCGGCGACATCGGCGTGGTGGGacttagcggcggcggcgggatcctgTAGTAGCGGCAGCGCAGCCTGCATGGCGGCCGGatcggcgcccgcggcctgcaGCAGCTGTGCCGCGGCCCGCAGGACGgccggatcgacggcggcggcgcggtgggcggctgcagcagcggcggcttCGGGCGCCAGTCCGGGCTGCACCTGCCGGGGCCCGGGCGGCACCTGCGCGGGCGGCGCCCCCTGCAGGAGGCCCTGTACGGGCGGAAGTGGCAGCCCCTGCAGGGGATCCTGCACAGGCAGGAGCGGCGCTCGCTGCAGGGGACCCGGCGGCGGATCTGCAGCAGCGGCGCCCGCTGGGCCCTCCGGGGCTGGTCCGAGGAGGACCAGGGCGGCAGTAGGAGTGTGCGCCCCCGGAGAGGACGAGGCGACGGCAGCAGGGGTACCGGCGGCAGCTGCAGAGGAGGACCAAGCTGGGGTGCGCGCGCCCGGAAAGGACCAtgcggcggcagcaggggcCCCGACGGCCAGCTCCGCGCCAGCTGCAGAGGAccaggcggatccggcggcggcggcagaggaggaggggaggggagggaagaaggaaagagcagggggcgccggcggccgaccatgcctgccggcggcggcggctgggaggtggggagggaggagctCTGTTACGCGGATACTCCTAGGGggtggcgtatccgtatcctatATGTTTCGGATACGGATATGCCCCGGATACGCCTCGGATACGTTTCCAGGCGTATCCTGAAAATGCAGATACGTTTTGTGTTGGATACGTGTATCCGACACGTTTGGGACAGATTAGATACGGCCCAAAGCACTAGTCAGCCCAATTAGCCCACCCAGACTAGATTTTAGACTACTGCTACCCCCTCCGTGACTGAATAGCAGCCGCCACAATCCTTGAGTCCTCGTGCTCCCGTTCCTCCCTCACGCCCGACCTCTTGTCGCCCTCTAGATCcggtggccgccggccgccagcgAGCTCCTTCCCCGGCAAAAAtcggtcgccggcgaggcccTCCCTTCAAAACAAGTAAGTTATTCCCTGAACAGCCACCCCTCTCCATGTTTTGCTGTGAACTGAAGCcccccttcttctttcttttgctgTGAACAGCCTAAAGATGTGTCATTGCTAGTACCAACACAACTGTTGGTTTCAGCatgatatttatatataattattaattattcTAGCTGTATCCCCGTATTGGTGTTTTTTGGGAAAGTGCGTATCCGCgcatccgatacgtatcgtatcCGATACCCGTACCGGTATCCGTGTAAAataggggaggagagaggagggatcCCTAACCCTAGGCTACTGATACCAtattggagagaataattgccttgtattcctccaaaccctagaagggtgggatatatagttcctatacatgggcctctagatgggcctctatacatgagctcaatatacaccaacaattTTCAATACTAGTTCGGAATTAGTGGAATTGGGACTAGTATAAAAGAGCTCTTTTAATTTTTATGTACTACTTAGGATCGGTAGATGTGGATTCCAGTGTCCACAATGCAGTAAATGGTGTTCTCTAGCAATCTGTAAGACAGTTCTGGGTCCACACCTTGCAGCAGTTTGGGCTGCAAACCTTGGCGCCACAGTTGGATGATCACTGCTTTATTCATTGGTGGGGGGAACTAGCAGCAGGTTCTCGGGTCAGGTTCAAAAGGGAATCAATTCCATCATTATTCTAGGATCTTGGTTAGTGTGGAAGCACAGGAATTACTGTGTGTTTGATGGAAGAACTCCTAATTTATCCCGGGTCATGGTAGCCTTTAGAGAAGAGGTCCAACTGTGGTCTGTAGCTGGGGCTCGAGGAGTTTCTTATCTCCTTGCCCTAGCTCCCACCTCCTAATTGCCCTGTGCAGGTGGTCTGGTTCTTTAAGTGTCTAGTGTGTCTAAGAGAGTGTGTTCTTCCTAGGGTGTGTTACAGATCCTTTATCCCTGTAACATTTTTGTTTTGGGGCTCTTtcccccctttttctttcttcttgatatattgatgcgcagctctcctgcgcattcgagaaaaaaaaagcttgATTTGTAGCCTCAATATTCACCTTTCAAGTTTCAACAATAACAAGAGCATTTGTTTTCCAAAATACTCCAAACTTTCTATGGTAGTGAATTTTTTTAGGGAATTTGGTGTTCTTGCCCATGTCTCAATCTCTAATGGTGATTTTACCCTCATTTTTTGATTTGTGCGATTTTACCCCTACTTtatggaaacgaaggctccgtTTGCCCCTCCTTTTCACACCGTTAGGTATATGTCCAGTAAAACAATTAAAATAAATTAGAGAAAAATTGAGGGCACTAAAAGACGTTCATACCCTTAACTCTATCTTGTCTCCCTTCCCATTCCACAGATTTAGTTTTGGAATCTTGGATCCTCTTCCTAACCCTAGGAGACAAAGGCGCCGGATCTGCGCGAGAGCGAGCAGGGGCAAAGCCAGGCCGGCGCGCGACAAGGGAGGCACAGGCCGGCGCGAGCGTGAGGCCCTTCCTCGCGGGCGTGAGCGCTGCGccaggccggcgcgcgcgcgtgtggacGCTGAAGCAAGCACACGgcagggcggcagcagcaggcagtagcaggcggagcggcagcagcagggttGAGCAGCGGCAGCAAGGCGGCAGGCAGTAGCaggcggagcggcggcagcagggtTGAGTGGCGGCAGCaaggcagcaggcagcagctggGCGGTAGTAGGCAGGGCGCTAGGGGCCTGATTGGTTGCTTGCATATCCCGTGGCCAGGCTCCGTGGATGCAGGAAAGGTCTGATTGGTTGCTTGTGTTGATGCCGGAGCCAGGCTGCGTGGGTGCAAAAAGGAGGCCAGAGCCTGGCTCACGCGGTGCAGGGAAGCGCGCCGGGCCAAGTGTTCAGTGAGGGAAATTGGATCAGCTGATGGCTAGACACGGGCAACCAATCATACTCTGCACCTGGCCTGGCTGCCTCGGCACAGGCAAGCAAACAAAAGGCTGCTGTATCTAGCGGACCTGGCCAACACGGGCCTGCATGCAAGATGCGAGCCAGGCTACGATCATACACAAACCAATCACGCCCTAGATGCGCCATCGACATTGATGGTGTGCTAAGGAGTACTAATCAATAAGATGTTACTGTGATAGCCAAGTAACTGATCAAAGAAAAAGCTTGTATTGAACAAATTGGAAGTGTCCCGGTGCAAACATGCCCATGTTAAACAAATTGAACAAAAAATTGGTTTGAATTTGCTAAAGAAAGGTCATTTCAGAGCTGTCAAAATGTTGTTCTATTCAAAACAAAGGTAAATCACCAAATTGAAATAATAGTAAGGGCAAATTGGTCTTTTCAAATCAACTTTAACACTGTTACCTGTCTTTCACGGAATAGGGGCAAACTCTATCTTCGTTTTCAAAAAGTAGGGGTAAATTCGCAAAGTTCAAAAAATAAGGGTAAAATCATCATTTCACTTCGAAATAGGGGCAAGAACGCCAAAGCCCCATTTTTTTATTACACCGTCTAAATAGTAATTTTGTTTGTGCAAGCAATTGGAAAGGTCAAGGTCAAACTTAGGCCTAATACGTTCTCATTCATAATGAAAATGCACTATGTCATACCTTCCAGAATTACTAAATAAACATTCAGCAAACTGAAAATTTCTTTCTGGGTGTAGGTATTGCTGATAAGATTGGTTTGAGTAGTGAAATCTTATCTTTATGTGTAAGTGTGGATAGTAAACCCTTCCTCCCTCTTATGTAGAGATAGGGCCACTGGTTCCTCTGCCCCATTTGAGGTTTAGTGGATACTACTCATTGCATGGATCTTAACCGACAGCCCAAATGTAGAGGAACCAGTATAGCTTAATTGGTCCTCTAGCCCTCCCTAGAAATAGGGCTACTGGTTCCTCTAGCCCATTGACAATGACTATGCGACTTGATTTGACATTCACCTGTATTTGCGGATAATCATTCTGTTTTTTCAGATGAAAAGCAGATCATCTTTTGTAATATCTGAATTAGACTTAGTTCTGGTGCTGATTGCTGTGCTCATTATTTGAGATGAATGAGGGAGCCTTGTGGCATGAGTAATCTGAGATATTAAAAACATAAAAATTACCTAGTTTGTGAATGCAGCTGAAATAGTTAGGTGTTTAGAACTTTAGATTCAGACTTCAGCTCCTGTGGTCTCCTGGAATGGATCAAGCTTGATGTTGGTGATCTGAAATCCAAGGAAAATCCATGATCTGTTGAGTATTTCTCGACCAAGTTCATTTAATGATTCCACTTTTGAATTTCTTTTTTGATTAATGTAATTTGTAGTTAAGTTTAGTAATTGCATATTTGCATTTAAATCCTATGTTCGAGCATCTAATTTGTTGTTATTTCTATTGTTGATTTAGGAATGTAGTTCACACCTCTATGTGGTATATGAgcccaagttttttttttttggctcatATGAATCCCTTTGAGGATGTGAAAGGACAGATTTGTTCTTAGCAGTTATAAATAAGTGGCTATATCTATATGGAATCGGGGATTTTAAGTTCGGTTTCAgcaatttctagaccttgatgGAGCTGGGAAACTGCTGACAGCTATCAGGTTACAGGTCCAATCTTTGTGAAATTCTGGTGTCCTGTCATTTTCTTTTGTTCTTGAAGCAAAAAATATCTTGGGAATAtggttcaaaagaaaaaaagaagaaataattGCTATACTTCCGCTGCTCTTTTCTGCTCTAGATATCCTCCCAGGATTCCATGTTCCCTGTGTTTATTGTTGGGATTTGAAACCTTGTTTGAACTTGCATTTGCTGGTCTGTTGAATGGGCCCTATAGATTTGAGCAAATAGTAGTCTTACGTGTAGAGGTTACTGTAGAAAACTgtcatttttttctcttcttgtGAGACAGCAAATGTTTCTTTACTAATATTTTTCATCTAACTCTTTTGGTTGCTTGTTGCAATCCTTGTAAAACTTTGATCACATCAATATGCTATTGTGGGGTGCTTGCTTTTATGCAGTGGGATTCTTGTTGACCTGTAACAATATTATTCgtgtagaaaaaaaaatccagttTTTGTTGTTTAGTTGCATCCCAATGAAATGATATTACTGTTTGATTCCACTACACTAATGGAAATTCACTAAGAAGTGTCGATGTTGCAGGGCTTTCGCAAAATTGACCCGGAGCGCTGGGAATTTGCTAACGAGTACTTTGTCAAGGGACAGAAGCACCTGCTGAAGAATATCCATAGGCGAAAGCCCATCCACAGCCATAGCCATCAACCTGGTGCCCTGCCTGACAATGAGCGTGCGTTATTTGAGGATGAGATTGACCGGCTTTCACGGGAGAAAGCTGCCCTTCAGGCTGACCTCTGGAAGTTCAATGAGCAGCAGTCAGGGGCCGTGAGCCAGATTGAATATCTTGAGCAGCGGGTGCTCGACATGGAGCAACGGCAGGTCAAGATGCTCAGCTTCCTGCAGCAGGCTAGCAGGAACCCTCAGTTTGTCAGCAAGCTCGCTAAGATGGCAGAGACCTCCCCGATCTTCGCAGACGCATTTCACAAGAAGCGAAGGCTACCTGGGCTGGAATACAGCGCCGAGGCCGCTGAAACTACCAGTAGCTTTTATGATGACCACAGCAGCACCTCCAGGCAAGAATTGGGCAACGTTTTGAACCAGCACTTCTCCGACAAGCTGAAGCTGGGGCTTTGTCCGGCGATGACCGAGAGCAACCTCGTCACCCTGAGTGCCCAAAGCTCGCACGAAGATAACGGGAGTCCTCACGGCAAGCATCCAGATTGCGAGAGACCGGGCGTGGAGTGCCTCCCGCTGGTTCCACAGATGATGGAGCTCTCTGACACCGGGACATCCATCTGCCCCTCGAAGGGGCAGAGCGTGAGCTTCGCCGCAGCCGCGAACAACGACGGGCTCCTGCCGTGCCACCTCAACCTCACCCTCGCGTCGTGCTCGATGGACGTCAACAGAAGCCAAACCTCCGACGCGAATGGGAACGCTATGGAAGAGGAGGACGGCCCAGCGGAGGCGACCACTACAGCCACCATGGAGGAAGACGACGGCATCGACAGACGCCAGGGTGATACCCAGCCCAAGGTTTCAGGCGACTCAGCCACTGCAGCGGACACGACGGCGCCGCCACATGGGGGCAGCCAACAAGCTCCCCCTCACGAAGAAGCTGCAGCTCCCCCTGTTGTGGCGAACGACAAGTTCTGGGAGCAGTT is drawn from Panicum virgatum strain AP13 chromosome 1N, P.virgatum_v5, whole genome shotgun sequence and contains these coding sequences:
- the LOC120655774 gene encoding heat stress transcription factor A-5-like is translated as MEVAGARGSGGGGGPAPFLLKTYEMVDDPSSDAVVSWSDASDGSFVVWNPPEFAARMLPTYFKHSNFSSFIRQLNTYGFRKIDPERWEFANEYFVKGQKHLLKNIHRRKPIHSHSHQPGALPDNERALFEDEIDRLSREKAALQADLWKFNEQQSGAVSQIEYLEQRVLDMEQRQVKMLSFLQQASRNPQFVSKLAKMAETSPIFADAFHKKRRLPGLEYSAEAAETTSSFYDDHSSTSRQELGNVLNQHFSDKLKLGLCPAMTESNLVTLSAQSSHEDNGSPHGKHPDCERPGVECLPLVPQMMELSDTGTSICPSKGQSVSFAAAANNDGLLPCHLNLTLASCSMDVNRSQTSDANGNAMEEEDGPAEATTTATMEEDDGIDRRQGDTQPKVSGDSATAADTTAPPHGGSQQAPPHEEAAAPPVVANDKFWEQFLTERPGCTEAEEASSTLRREDPYEDTRSDRRDMRQLKL